Proteins encoded within one genomic window of Manis pentadactyla isolate mManPen7 chromosome 4, mManPen7.hap1, whole genome shotgun sequence:
- the DVL1 gene encoding segment polarity protein dishevelled homolog DVL-1 isoform X1: protein MAETKIIYHMDEEETPYLVKLPVAPERVTLADFKNVLSNRPVHAYKFFFKSMDQDFGVVKEEISDDNTKLPCFNGRVVSWLVLAEGTHSDAGSQGTDSHTDLPPPLERTGGIGDSRPPSFHPNVAGSHDGMDETGTESVVSHRRERARRRNCEEAARTNGHSRGDRRRELGLPPDSASTVLSSELESSSFIDSEEDDNTSRLSSSTERSTSSRLFRKHKRRRRKQRARPAERASSFSSITDSTMSLNIITVTLNMERHHFLGISIVGQSNDRGDGGIYIGSIMKGGAVAADGRIEPGDMLLQVNEVNFENMSNDDAVRALREIVARTGPVSLTVAKCWDPTPRSYFTVPRADPVRPIDPATWLSHAAALTGAPPRPGTSPCSSAVTRTSSSSLTSSVPGAPQPVEAPLSVKSDMGAVVRVMQLPDSGLEIRDRMWLKITIANAVIGADVVDWLYAHVEGFKERREARKYASGMLKRGFLRHTVNKITFSEQCYYVFGDLSSSEWGCGAGVPRGPPAPPHLPVLPPDLAALNLNSGSSGTSDQDTLAPLPHLAAPWTLGQGYSYQYPGPPPCFPPAYQDPSFSYGSGSAGSQQSEGSKSSGSTRSTGGSSRRALGLEKERRAAGAGGSGSESDHTAPSGAGGSSWWERPASQLSRGGSPHSQASAAAPGLPPLHPMTKAYSGGGPPGGPPVRELATVPPELTGSRQSFQKAMGNPCEFFVDIM from the exons ATGGCGGAGACCAAGATCATCTATCACATGGACGAGGAGGAAACGCCGTACCTGGTCAAGCTGCCCGTGGCGCCCGAGCGCGTCACGCTGGCCGACTTCAAGAACGTGCTCAGCAACCGGCCCGTGCACGCCTACAAATTCTTCTTCAAGTCCATGGACCAGGACTTCGG GGTGGTGAAGGAGGAGATCTCTGATGACAACACCAAGCTGCCCTGCTTCAATGGCCGTGTGGTATCCTGG CTGGTCCTGGCTGAGGGCACTCACTCGGATGCCGGGTCTCAGGGCACGGACAGTCATACAGACCTGCCCCCACCTCTTGAGCGGACAGGTGGCATCGGGGACTCCCGACCCCCCTCCTTCCA CCCCAATGTGGCCGGCAGCCATGACGGGATGGACGAGACTGGCACAGAGTCCGTGGTCAGCCACCGGCGGGAGCGAGCCCGACGTCGAAACTGTGAGGAGG CTGCCCGGACCAATGGGCACTCGAGGGGGGACCGGCGGCGGGAGCTGGGGCTGCCCCCAGACAGTGCGTCCACCGTGCTGAGCAGTGAACTGGAGTCCAGCAGCTTCATCGACTCAGAAGAGGACGACAACACCAGCCG gctgagcagctccacggAGCGGAGCACCTCGTCGCGGCTCTTCCGGAAGCACAAGCGCCGGCGGAGGAAGCAGCGCGCGCGACCGGCCGAGCGC GCCTCCTCCTTCAGCAGCATCACGGACTCGACCATGTCCCTGAACATCATCACCGTCACGCTCAACATGG AGAGGCACCACTTCCTGGGCATCAGCATCGTGGGCCAGAGCAACGACCGCGGCGACGGCGGCATCTACATCGGCTCCATCATGAAGGGCGGGGCGGTGGCCGCCGACGGCCGCATCGAGCCGGGGGACATGCTGCTGCAG GTGAACGAGGTCAACTTCGAGAACATGAGCAACGACGATGCCGTGCGGGCGCTGCGGGAGATCGTGGCCCGGACGGG GCCCGTCAGCCTCACGGTGGCCAAGTGCTGGGACCCGACCCCCCGGAGCTACTTCACCGTCCCGAGGG CTGACCCGGTTCGGCCCATCGACCCCGCCACCTGGCTGTCCCACGCGGCGGCGCTGACCGGAGCCCCGCCGCGCCCCGGGACGAGCCCCTGCTCCAGCGCCGTCACGCGCACCAGCTCCTCCTCCCTGACCAGCTCTGTGCCCGGCGCTCCGC AGCCGGTGGAGGCTCCGCTGTCAGTGAAGAGCGACATGGGTGCTGTCGTGCGCGTCATGCAGCTACCAGACTCGGGCTTGGAGATCCGAGACCGCATGTGGCTCAAGATCACCATTGCCAACGCTGTCATTG GGGCAGACGTGGTGGACTGGCTGTACGCGCACGTGGAGGGCTTCAAGGAGCGGCGGGAGGCCCGCAAGTACGCCAGTGGCATGCTGAAGCGCGGCTTCCTGCGGCACACGGTGAACAAGATCACCTTCTCTGAGCAGTGCTACTACGTCTTCGGGGACCTGAGCAGCAGTGAGTggggctgtggggctggggtCCCCAGAGGGCCACCCGCCCCGCCTCACCTACCTGTCCTCCCCCCAGATCTCGCAGCCCTGAACCTCAACAGCGGCTCCAGCGGGACCTCGGATCAGGACACACTGGCCCCACTGCCGCACCTGGCTGCCCCCTGGACCCTGGGTCAGGGCTACTCGTACCAGTACCCGGGGCCCCCACCCTGCTTCCCGCCTGCCTACCAGGACCCCAGCTTCAGCTATGGCAGTGGCAGTGCCGGCAGCCAGCAGAGTGAAG GAAGCAAAAGCAGTGGGTCCACCCGGAGCACAGGCGGGAGCAGCCGGCGGGCCCTAGGCCTCGAGAAGGAGCGCCGGGCGGCTGGAGCCGGGGGCAGTGGCAGCGAGTCAGACCACACAGCCCCGAGTGGGGCGGGTGGCAGCAGCTGGTGGGAGCGTCCAGCTAGCCAGCTCAGTCGGGGTGGCAGCCCACACAGCCAGGCCTCAGCCGCCGCCCCGGGGCTCCCCCCACTGCACCCCATGACGAAGGCGTACTCGGGGGGGGGGCCGCCTGGGGGGCCGCCCGTCCGGGAGCTGGCCACTGTCCCCCCGGAGCTGACAGGCAGCCGCCAGTCCTTCCAGAAGGCCATGGGGAATCCCTGTGAGTTCTTCGTCGACATCATGTGA
- the DVL1 gene encoding segment polarity protein dishevelled homolog DVL-1 isoform X2 has translation MAETKIIYHMDEEETPYLVKLPVAPERVTLADFKNVLSNRPVHAYKFFFKSMDQDFGVVKEEISDDNTKLPCFNGRVVSWLVLAEGTHSDAGSQGTDSHTDLPPPLERTGGIGDSRPPSFHPNVAGSHDGMDETGTESVVSHRRERARRRNSARTNGHSRGDRRRELGLPPDSASTVLSSELESSSFIDSEEDDNTSRLSSSTERSTSSRLFRKHKRRRRKQRARPAERASSFSSITDSTMSLNIITVTLNMERHHFLGISIVGQSNDRGDGGIYIGSIMKGGAVAADGRIEPGDMLLQVNEVNFENMSNDDAVRALREIVARTGPVSLTVAKCWDPTPRSYFTVPRADPVRPIDPATWLSHAAALTGAPPRPGTSPCSSAVTRTSSSSLTSSVPGAPQPVEAPLSVKSDMGAVVRVMQLPDSGLEIRDRMWLKITIANAVIGADVVDWLYAHVEGFKERREARKYASGMLKRGFLRHTVNKITFSEQCYYVFGDLSSSEWGCGAGVPRGPPAPPHLPVLPPDLAALNLNSGSSGTSDQDTLAPLPHLAAPWTLGQGYSYQYPGPPPCFPPAYQDPSFSYGSGSAGSQQSEGSKSSGSTRSTGGSSRRALGLEKERRAAGAGGSGSESDHTAPSGAGGSSWWERPASQLSRGGSPHSQASAAAPGLPPLHPMTKAYSGGGPPGGPPVRELATVPPELTGSRQSFQKAMGNPCEFFVDIM, from the exons ATGGCGGAGACCAAGATCATCTATCACATGGACGAGGAGGAAACGCCGTACCTGGTCAAGCTGCCCGTGGCGCCCGAGCGCGTCACGCTGGCCGACTTCAAGAACGTGCTCAGCAACCGGCCCGTGCACGCCTACAAATTCTTCTTCAAGTCCATGGACCAGGACTTCGG GGTGGTGAAGGAGGAGATCTCTGATGACAACACCAAGCTGCCCTGCTTCAATGGCCGTGTGGTATCCTGG CTGGTCCTGGCTGAGGGCACTCACTCGGATGCCGGGTCTCAGGGCACGGACAGTCATACAGACCTGCCCCCACCTCTTGAGCGGACAGGTGGCATCGGGGACTCCCGACCCCCCTCCTTCCA CCCCAATGTGGCCGGCAGCCATGACGGGATGGACGAGACTGGCACAGAGTCCGTGGTCAGCCACCGGCGGGAGCGAGCCCGACGTCGAAACT CTGCCCGGACCAATGGGCACTCGAGGGGGGACCGGCGGCGGGAGCTGGGGCTGCCCCCAGACAGTGCGTCCACCGTGCTGAGCAGTGAACTGGAGTCCAGCAGCTTCATCGACTCAGAAGAGGACGACAACACCAGCCG gctgagcagctccacggAGCGGAGCACCTCGTCGCGGCTCTTCCGGAAGCACAAGCGCCGGCGGAGGAAGCAGCGCGCGCGACCGGCCGAGCGC GCCTCCTCCTTCAGCAGCATCACGGACTCGACCATGTCCCTGAACATCATCACCGTCACGCTCAACATGG AGAGGCACCACTTCCTGGGCATCAGCATCGTGGGCCAGAGCAACGACCGCGGCGACGGCGGCATCTACATCGGCTCCATCATGAAGGGCGGGGCGGTGGCCGCCGACGGCCGCATCGAGCCGGGGGACATGCTGCTGCAG GTGAACGAGGTCAACTTCGAGAACATGAGCAACGACGATGCCGTGCGGGCGCTGCGGGAGATCGTGGCCCGGACGGG GCCCGTCAGCCTCACGGTGGCCAAGTGCTGGGACCCGACCCCCCGGAGCTACTTCACCGTCCCGAGGG CTGACCCGGTTCGGCCCATCGACCCCGCCACCTGGCTGTCCCACGCGGCGGCGCTGACCGGAGCCCCGCCGCGCCCCGGGACGAGCCCCTGCTCCAGCGCCGTCACGCGCACCAGCTCCTCCTCCCTGACCAGCTCTGTGCCCGGCGCTCCGC AGCCGGTGGAGGCTCCGCTGTCAGTGAAGAGCGACATGGGTGCTGTCGTGCGCGTCATGCAGCTACCAGACTCGGGCTTGGAGATCCGAGACCGCATGTGGCTCAAGATCACCATTGCCAACGCTGTCATTG GGGCAGACGTGGTGGACTGGCTGTACGCGCACGTGGAGGGCTTCAAGGAGCGGCGGGAGGCCCGCAAGTACGCCAGTGGCATGCTGAAGCGCGGCTTCCTGCGGCACACGGTGAACAAGATCACCTTCTCTGAGCAGTGCTACTACGTCTTCGGGGACCTGAGCAGCAGTGAGTggggctgtggggctggggtCCCCAGAGGGCCACCCGCCCCGCCTCACCTACCTGTCCTCCCCCCAGATCTCGCAGCCCTGAACCTCAACAGCGGCTCCAGCGGGACCTCGGATCAGGACACACTGGCCCCACTGCCGCACCTGGCTGCCCCCTGGACCCTGGGTCAGGGCTACTCGTACCAGTACCCGGGGCCCCCACCCTGCTTCCCGCCTGCCTACCAGGACCCCAGCTTCAGCTATGGCAGTGGCAGTGCCGGCAGCCAGCAGAGTGAAG GAAGCAAAAGCAGTGGGTCCACCCGGAGCACAGGCGGGAGCAGCCGGCGGGCCCTAGGCCTCGAGAAGGAGCGCCGGGCGGCTGGAGCCGGGGGCAGTGGCAGCGAGTCAGACCACACAGCCCCGAGTGGGGCGGGTGGCAGCAGCTGGTGGGAGCGTCCAGCTAGCCAGCTCAGTCGGGGTGGCAGCCCACACAGCCAGGCCTCAGCCGCCGCCCCGGGGCTCCCCCCACTGCACCCCATGACGAAGGCGTACTCGGGGGGGGGGCCGCCTGGGGGGCCGCCCGTCCGGGAGCTGGCCACTGTCCCCCCGGAGCTGACAGGCAGCCGCCAGTCCTTCCAGAAGGCCATGGGGAATCCCTGTGAGTTCTTCGTCGACATCATGTGA
- the DVL1 gene encoding segment polarity protein dishevelled homolog DVL-1 isoform X3, which produces MAETKIIYHMDEEETPYLVKLPVAPERVTLADFKNVLSNRPVHAYKFFFKSMDQDFGVVKEEISDDNTKLPCFNGRVVSWLVLAEGTHSDAGSQGTDSHTDLPPPLERTGGIGDSRPPSFHPNVAGSHDGMDETGTESVVSHRRERARRRNCEEAARTNGHSRGDRRRELGLPPDSASTVLSSELESSSFIDSEEDDNTSRLSSSTERSTSSRLFRKHKRRRRKQRARPAERASSFSSITDSTMSLNIITVTLNMERHHFLGISIVGQSNDRGDGGIYIGSIMKGGAVAADGRIEPGDMLLQVNEVNFENMSNDDAVRALREIVARTGPVSLTVAKCWDPTPRSYFTVPRADPVRPIDPATWLSHAAALTGAPPRPGTSPCSSAVTRTSSSSLTSSVPGAPQPVEAPLSVKSDMGAVVRVMQLPDSGLEIRDRMWLKITIANAVIGADVVDWLYAHVEGFKERREARKYASGMLKRGFLRHTVNKITFSEQCYYVFGDLSSNLAALNLNSGSSGTSDQDTLAPLPHLAAPWTLGQGYSYQYPGPPPCFPPAYQDPSFSYGSGSAGSQQSEGSKSSGSTRSTGGSSRRALGLEKERRAAGAGGSGSESDHTAPSGAGGSSWWERPASQLSRGGSPHSQASAAAPGLPPLHPMTKAYSGGGPPGGPPVRELATVPPELTGSRQSFQKAMGNPCEFFVDIM; this is translated from the exons ATGGCGGAGACCAAGATCATCTATCACATGGACGAGGAGGAAACGCCGTACCTGGTCAAGCTGCCCGTGGCGCCCGAGCGCGTCACGCTGGCCGACTTCAAGAACGTGCTCAGCAACCGGCCCGTGCACGCCTACAAATTCTTCTTCAAGTCCATGGACCAGGACTTCGG GGTGGTGAAGGAGGAGATCTCTGATGACAACACCAAGCTGCCCTGCTTCAATGGCCGTGTGGTATCCTGG CTGGTCCTGGCTGAGGGCACTCACTCGGATGCCGGGTCTCAGGGCACGGACAGTCATACAGACCTGCCCCCACCTCTTGAGCGGACAGGTGGCATCGGGGACTCCCGACCCCCCTCCTTCCA CCCCAATGTGGCCGGCAGCCATGACGGGATGGACGAGACTGGCACAGAGTCCGTGGTCAGCCACCGGCGGGAGCGAGCCCGACGTCGAAACTGTGAGGAGG CTGCCCGGACCAATGGGCACTCGAGGGGGGACCGGCGGCGGGAGCTGGGGCTGCCCCCAGACAGTGCGTCCACCGTGCTGAGCAGTGAACTGGAGTCCAGCAGCTTCATCGACTCAGAAGAGGACGACAACACCAGCCG gctgagcagctccacggAGCGGAGCACCTCGTCGCGGCTCTTCCGGAAGCACAAGCGCCGGCGGAGGAAGCAGCGCGCGCGACCGGCCGAGCGC GCCTCCTCCTTCAGCAGCATCACGGACTCGACCATGTCCCTGAACATCATCACCGTCACGCTCAACATGG AGAGGCACCACTTCCTGGGCATCAGCATCGTGGGCCAGAGCAACGACCGCGGCGACGGCGGCATCTACATCGGCTCCATCATGAAGGGCGGGGCGGTGGCCGCCGACGGCCGCATCGAGCCGGGGGACATGCTGCTGCAG GTGAACGAGGTCAACTTCGAGAACATGAGCAACGACGATGCCGTGCGGGCGCTGCGGGAGATCGTGGCCCGGACGGG GCCCGTCAGCCTCACGGTGGCCAAGTGCTGGGACCCGACCCCCCGGAGCTACTTCACCGTCCCGAGGG CTGACCCGGTTCGGCCCATCGACCCCGCCACCTGGCTGTCCCACGCGGCGGCGCTGACCGGAGCCCCGCCGCGCCCCGGGACGAGCCCCTGCTCCAGCGCCGTCACGCGCACCAGCTCCTCCTCCCTGACCAGCTCTGTGCCCGGCGCTCCGC AGCCGGTGGAGGCTCCGCTGTCAGTGAAGAGCGACATGGGTGCTGTCGTGCGCGTCATGCAGCTACCAGACTCGGGCTTGGAGATCCGAGACCGCATGTGGCTCAAGATCACCATTGCCAACGCTGTCATTG GGGCAGACGTGGTGGACTGGCTGTACGCGCACGTGGAGGGCTTCAAGGAGCGGCGGGAGGCCCGCAAGTACGCCAGTGGCATGCTGAAGCGCGGCTTCCTGCGGCACACGGTGAACAAGATCACCTTCTCTGAGCAGTGCTACTACGTCTTCGGGGACCTGAGCAGCA ATCTCGCAGCCCTGAACCTCAACAGCGGCTCCAGCGGGACCTCGGATCAGGACACACTGGCCCCACTGCCGCACCTGGCTGCCCCCTGGACCCTGGGTCAGGGCTACTCGTACCAGTACCCGGGGCCCCCACCCTGCTTCCCGCCTGCCTACCAGGACCCCAGCTTCAGCTATGGCAGTGGCAGTGCCGGCAGCCAGCAGAGTGAAG GAAGCAAAAGCAGTGGGTCCACCCGGAGCACAGGCGGGAGCAGCCGGCGGGCCCTAGGCCTCGAGAAGGAGCGCCGGGCGGCTGGAGCCGGGGGCAGTGGCAGCGAGTCAGACCACACAGCCCCGAGTGGGGCGGGTGGCAGCAGCTGGTGGGAGCGTCCAGCTAGCCAGCTCAGTCGGGGTGGCAGCCCACACAGCCAGGCCTCAGCCGCCGCCCCGGGGCTCCCCCCACTGCACCCCATGACGAAGGCGTACTCGGGGGGGGGGCCGCCTGGGGGGCCGCCCGTCCGGGAGCTGGCCACTGTCCCCCCGGAGCTGACAGGCAGCCGCCAGTCCTTCCAGAAGGCCATGGGGAATCCCTGTGAGTTCTTCGTCGACATCATGTGA
- the DVL1 gene encoding segment polarity protein dishevelled homolog DVL-1 isoform X4, whose product MAETKIIYHMDEEETPYLVKLPVAPERVTLADFKNVLSNRPVHAYKFFFKSMDQDFGVVKEEISDDNTKLPCFNGRVVSWLVLAEGTHSDAGSQGTDSHTDLPPPLERTGGIGDSRPPSFHPNVAGSHDGMDETGTESVVSHRRERARRRNCEEAARTNGHSRGDRRRELGLPPDSASTVLSSELESSSFIDSEEDDNTSRLSSSTERSTSSRLFRKHKRRRRKQRARPAERASSFSSITDSTMSLNIITVTLNMERHHFLGISIVGQSNDRGDGGIYIGSIMKGGAVAADGRIEPGDMLLQVNEVNFENMSNDDAVRALREIVARTGPVSLTVAKCWDPTPRSYFTVPRADPVRPIDPATWLSHAAALTGAPPRPGTSPCSSAVTRTSSSSLTSSVPGAPRGPWGCWGSGRPGSGPDAWHGPGADVVDWLYAHVEGFKERREARKYASGMLKRGFLRHTVNKITFSEQCYYVFGDLSSNLAALNLNSGSSGTSDQDTLAPLPHLAAPWTLGQGYSYQYPGPPPCFPPAYQDPSFSYGSGSAGSQQSEGSKSSGSTRSTGGSSRRALGLEKERRAAGAGGSGSESDHTAPSGAGGSSWWERPASQLSRGGSPHSQASAAAPGLPPLHPMTKAYSGGGPPGGPPVRELATVPPELTGSRQSFQKAMGNPCEFFVDIM is encoded by the exons ATGGCGGAGACCAAGATCATCTATCACATGGACGAGGAGGAAACGCCGTACCTGGTCAAGCTGCCCGTGGCGCCCGAGCGCGTCACGCTGGCCGACTTCAAGAACGTGCTCAGCAACCGGCCCGTGCACGCCTACAAATTCTTCTTCAAGTCCATGGACCAGGACTTCGG GGTGGTGAAGGAGGAGATCTCTGATGACAACACCAAGCTGCCCTGCTTCAATGGCCGTGTGGTATCCTGG CTGGTCCTGGCTGAGGGCACTCACTCGGATGCCGGGTCTCAGGGCACGGACAGTCATACAGACCTGCCCCCACCTCTTGAGCGGACAGGTGGCATCGGGGACTCCCGACCCCCCTCCTTCCA CCCCAATGTGGCCGGCAGCCATGACGGGATGGACGAGACTGGCACAGAGTCCGTGGTCAGCCACCGGCGGGAGCGAGCCCGACGTCGAAACTGTGAGGAGG CTGCCCGGACCAATGGGCACTCGAGGGGGGACCGGCGGCGGGAGCTGGGGCTGCCCCCAGACAGTGCGTCCACCGTGCTGAGCAGTGAACTGGAGTCCAGCAGCTTCATCGACTCAGAAGAGGACGACAACACCAGCCG gctgagcagctccacggAGCGGAGCACCTCGTCGCGGCTCTTCCGGAAGCACAAGCGCCGGCGGAGGAAGCAGCGCGCGCGACCGGCCGAGCGC GCCTCCTCCTTCAGCAGCATCACGGACTCGACCATGTCCCTGAACATCATCACCGTCACGCTCAACATGG AGAGGCACCACTTCCTGGGCATCAGCATCGTGGGCCAGAGCAACGACCGCGGCGACGGCGGCATCTACATCGGCTCCATCATGAAGGGCGGGGCGGTGGCCGCCGACGGCCGCATCGAGCCGGGGGACATGCTGCTGCAG GTGAACGAGGTCAACTTCGAGAACATGAGCAACGACGATGCCGTGCGGGCGCTGCGGGAGATCGTGGCCCGGACGGG GCCCGTCAGCCTCACGGTGGCCAAGTGCTGGGACCCGACCCCCCGGAGCTACTTCACCGTCCCGAGGG CTGACCCGGTTCGGCCCATCGACCCCGCCACCTGGCTGTCCCACGCGGCGGCGCTGACCGGAGCCCCGCCGCGCCCCGGGACGAGCCCCTGCTCCAGCGCCGTCACGCGCACCAGCTCCTCCTCCCTGACCAGCTCTGTGCCCGGCGCTCCGC GTGGtccctggggctgctgggggTCAGGGCGCCCTGGCTCCGGGCCTGACGCGTGGCATGGGCCAGGGGCAGACGTGGTGGACTGGCTGTACGCGCACGTGGAGGGCTTCAAGGAGCGGCGGGAGGCCCGCAAGTACGCCAGTGGCATGCTGAAGCGCGGCTTCCTGCGGCACACGGTGAACAAGATCACCTTCTCTGAGCAGTGCTACTACGTCTTCGGGGACCTGAGCAGCA ATCTCGCAGCCCTGAACCTCAACAGCGGCTCCAGCGGGACCTCGGATCAGGACACACTGGCCCCACTGCCGCACCTGGCTGCCCCCTGGACCCTGGGTCAGGGCTACTCGTACCAGTACCCGGGGCCCCCACCCTGCTTCCCGCCTGCCTACCAGGACCCCAGCTTCAGCTATGGCAGTGGCAGTGCCGGCAGCCAGCAGAGTGAAG GAAGCAAAAGCAGTGGGTCCACCCGGAGCACAGGCGGGAGCAGCCGGCGGGCCCTAGGCCTCGAGAAGGAGCGCCGGGCGGCTGGAGCCGGGGGCAGTGGCAGCGAGTCAGACCACACAGCCCCGAGTGGGGCGGGTGGCAGCAGCTGGTGGGAGCGTCCAGCTAGCCAGCTCAGTCGGGGTGGCAGCCCACACAGCCAGGCCTCAGCCGCCGCCCCGGGGCTCCCCCCACTGCACCCCATGACGAAGGCGTACTCGGGGGGGGGGCCGCCTGGGGGGCCGCCCGTCCGGGAGCTGGCCACTGTCCCCCCGGAGCTGACAGGCAGCCGCCAGTCCTTCCAGAAGGCCATGGGGAATCCCTGTGAGTTCTTCGTCGACATCATGTGA
- the DVL1 gene encoding segment polarity protein dishevelled homolog DVL-1 isoform X5, with protein MAETKIIYHMDEEETPYLVKLPVAPERVTLADFKNVLSNRPVHAYKFFFKSMDQDFGVVKEEISDDNTKLPCFNGRVVSWLVLAEGTHSDAGSQGTDSHTDLPPPLERTGGIGDSRPPSFHPNVAGSHDGMDETGTESVVSHRRERARRRNCEEAARTNGHSRGDRRRELGLPPDSASTVLSSELESSSFIDSEEDDNTSRLSSSTERSTSSRLFRKHKRRRRKQRARPAERASSFSSITDSTMSLNIITVTLNMERHHFLGISIVGQSNDRGDGGIYIGSIMKGGAVAADGRIEPGDMLLQVNEVNFENMSNDDAVRALREIVARTGPVSLTVAKCWDPTPRSYFTVPRADPVRPIDPATWLSHAAALTGAPPRPGTSPCSSAVTRTSSSSLTSSVPGAPQPVEAPLSVKSDMGAVVRVMQLPDSGLEIRDRMWLKITIANAVIGADVVDWLYAHVEGFKERREARKYASGMLKRGFLRHTVNKITFSEQCYYVFGDLSSNLAALNLNSGSSGTSDQDTLAPLPHLAAPWTLGQGYSYQYPGPPPCFPPAYQDPSFSYGSGSAGSQQSEALD; from the exons ATGGCGGAGACCAAGATCATCTATCACATGGACGAGGAGGAAACGCCGTACCTGGTCAAGCTGCCCGTGGCGCCCGAGCGCGTCACGCTGGCCGACTTCAAGAACGTGCTCAGCAACCGGCCCGTGCACGCCTACAAATTCTTCTTCAAGTCCATGGACCAGGACTTCGG GGTGGTGAAGGAGGAGATCTCTGATGACAACACCAAGCTGCCCTGCTTCAATGGCCGTGTGGTATCCTGG CTGGTCCTGGCTGAGGGCACTCACTCGGATGCCGGGTCTCAGGGCACGGACAGTCATACAGACCTGCCCCCACCTCTTGAGCGGACAGGTGGCATCGGGGACTCCCGACCCCCCTCCTTCCA CCCCAATGTGGCCGGCAGCCATGACGGGATGGACGAGACTGGCACAGAGTCCGTGGTCAGCCACCGGCGGGAGCGAGCCCGACGTCGAAACTGTGAGGAGG CTGCCCGGACCAATGGGCACTCGAGGGGGGACCGGCGGCGGGAGCTGGGGCTGCCCCCAGACAGTGCGTCCACCGTGCTGAGCAGTGAACTGGAGTCCAGCAGCTTCATCGACTCAGAAGAGGACGACAACACCAGCCG gctgagcagctccacggAGCGGAGCACCTCGTCGCGGCTCTTCCGGAAGCACAAGCGCCGGCGGAGGAAGCAGCGCGCGCGACCGGCCGAGCGC GCCTCCTCCTTCAGCAGCATCACGGACTCGACCATGTCCCTGAACATCATCACCGTCACGCTCAACATGG AGAGGCACCACTTCCTGGGCATCAGCATCGTGGGCCAGAGCAACGACCGCGGCGACGGCGGCATCTACATCGGCTCCATCATGAAGGGCGGGGCGGTGGCCGCCGACGGCCGCATCGAGCCGGGGGACATGCTGCTGCAG GTGAACGAGGTCAACTTCGAGAACATGAGCAACGACGATGCCGTGCGGGCGCTGCGGGAGATCGTGGCCCGGACGGG GCCCGTCAGCCTCACGGTGGCCAAGTGCTGGGACCCGACCCCCCGGAGCTACTTCACCGTCCCGAGGG CTGACCCGGTTCGGCCCATCGACCCCGCCACCTGGCTGTCCCACGCGGCGGCGCTGACCGGAGCCCCGCCGCGCCCCGGGACGAGCCCCTGCTCCAGCGCCGTCACGCGCACCAGCTCCTCCTCCCTGACCAGCTCTGTGCCCGGCGCTCCGC AGCCGGTGGAGGCTCCGCTGTCAGTGAAGAGCGACATGGGTGCTGTCGTGCGCGTCATGCAGCTACCAGACTCGGGCTTGGAGATCCGAGACCGCATGTGGCTCAAGATCACCATTGCCAACGCTGTCATTG GGGCAGACGTGGTGGACTGGCTGTACGCGCACGTGGAGGGCTTCAAGGAGCGGCGGGAGGCCCGCAAGTACGCCAGTGGCATGCTGAAGCGCGGCTTCCTGCGGCACACGGTGAACAAGATCACCTTCTCTGAGCAGTGCTACTACGTCTTCGGGGACCTGAGCAGCA ATCTCGCAGCCCTGAACCTCAACAGCGGCTCCAGCGGGACCTCGGATCAGGACACACTGGCCCCACTGCCGCACCTGGCTGCCCCCTGGACCCTGGGTCAGGGCTACTCGTACCAGTACCCGGGGCCCCCACCCTGCTTCCCGCCTGCCTACCAGGACCCCAGCTTCAGCTATGGCAGTGGCAGTGCCGGCAGCCAGCAGAGTGAAG CCTTAGACTGA